One part of the Truepera radiovictrix DSM 17093 genome encodes these proteins:
- a CDS encoding 16S rRNA (guanine(527)-N(7))-methyltransferase RsmG: MKHDLAAQLAGYAALVRRYSGALDLMSPRAIENFEDKVAESLVYADLIEPHLSPAERLLDLGSGVGLPGIPLALRFPDAPLILVERRRKRARFLELVVAHLQLANVRVMATDARALSPDDVGRVAWVTAQAVGSFPLLYTTTAHLHGAAVTLVARRGDDDAALHAELAAVSGLAKRPLTLLSAPLPAHGRVIGLRFEAPPSALPSPAAG, translated from the coding sequence GTGAAACATGACCTCGCGGCGCAGCTCGCCGGTTATGCGGCGCTGGTGCGCCGCTATAGCGGCGCACTCGACCTCATGTCGCCCCGCGCCATCGAGAACTTCGAGGACAAAGTGGCGGAGAGCTTGGTGTACGCCGATCTCATCGAGCCGCACCTCTCCCCCGCTGAGCGTCTTCTCGATCTCGGCTCGGGGGTCGGGCTACCGGGTATCCCCCTGGCGCTTCGCTTTCCGGACGCGCCGCTGATCCTCGTCGAGCGGCGGCGCAAGCGTGCACGCTTTCTCGAACTCGTCGTCGCCCACCTGCAGCTCGCTAACGTCCGCGTGATGGCTACCGACGCGCGTGCGTTGTCCCCGGACGACGTGGGGCGCGTGGCGTGGGTAACGGCGCAAGCGGTGGGCAGCTTTCCCCTCCTCTACACCACGACAGCGCACCTTCACGGTGCTGCGGTGACGCTCGTCGCCCGCCGCGGTGACGATGACGCGGCGCTACACGCGGAGTTGGCAGCGGTGTCGGGCCTTGCAAAGCGGCCCCTCACCCTGCTCTCCGCACCGCTGCCGGCACATGGTAGGGTAATCGGGTTACGCTTCGAGGCGCCTCCGAGCGCCTTGCCATCGCCTGCTGCCGGGTAG
- a CDS encoding ParA family protein, translating into MPIVGVINQKGGVGKTTSAINLAAALAEGRRVLLVDLDPQANASSGLGIRSPERTVYDVLIGEVSARRAVADTELPDLKVLPASMELSGAALELDATSENMRLLTKALIGVRPNFDFIVLDAPPSIGALTLNALVAADHLVIPLQTEYYALEGIAGMMETVERLRSSLNPKLQVLGILLTMFDSRTRLSQEVEANVRQHFGELVFEAVIPRNVRLAEAPSYGQSIFAFAPSSQGAQAYRRLAEEVIARVSQT; encoded by the coding sequence TTGCCGATCGTGGGGGTGATCAACCAAAAGGGTGGCGTGGGGAAGACGACGAGCGCGATCAACCTCGCTGCGGCGCTTGCCGAAGGGCGTCGGGTACTCCTCGTCGACCTCGATCCGCAGGCGAATGCGAGCAGCGGGCTCGGCATCCGCTCACCGGAGCGCACCGTCTACGACGTCTTGATCGGTGAGGTCTCGGCCCGCCGCGCTGTCGCCGACACCGAGCTCCCCGACCTCAAGGTGTTGCCCGCCTCGATGGAGCTCTCCGGAGCCGCCCTCGAGCTCGACGCGACCTCGGAGAACATGCGGCTTTTGACAAAAGCGCTTATCGGTGTGCGCCCCAACTTCGACTTTATCGTGCTCGACGCTCCCCCTTCGATCGGCGCGTTGACGCTGAACGCGCTCGTGGCCGCCGACCACCTCGTGATCCCTCTGCAGACCGAGTACTACGCGCTCGAGGGGATCGCGGGCATGATGGAGACGGTCGAGCGGTTGCGCAGCTCGCTCAACCCCAAGCTGCAGGTGCTCGGGATTTTGCTCACGATGTTCGACAGTCGGACGAGGTTGTCGCAAGAGGTCGAGGCGAACGTTCGGCAACACTTCGGTGAGCTCGTCTTTGAAGCGGTCATCCCGCGCAACGTCCGGCTCGCCGAAGCGCCTTCGTACGGTCAGTCGATCTTCGCCTTCGCCCCTTCATCGCAGGGTGCGCAAGCCTATCGTCGTCTCGCTGAAGAGGTGATCGCGCGTGTCAGCCAAACGTAG